One window from the genome of Pungitius pungitius chromosome 14, fPunPun2.1, whole genome shotgun sequence encodes:
- the si:ch211-10a23.2 gene encoding galectin-related protein A-like — protein MEEKDKKENGEYTGEIKGGLRPSMKLVVIGIINKEPKNIEVILSSEPEEEDTDADVGFQLKVSFMDKAVQRNARLAGEWGRPETTLSYFPFAPGESFKIEIVCEHQQFRVLVDGQPLCGFTHRLSQLASLTALRVFGDLQLTKVA, from the exons ATGGAAGAAAAggacaagaaagaaaat GGGGAGTATACTGGAGAGATAAAGGGTGGACTACGGCCTTCAATGAAGCTGGTGGTCATTGGAATTATTAACAAAGAACCAAAGAA CATCGAGGTGATCCTGTCCAgtgagcccgaggaggaggacacagacgCCGATGTGGGATTCCAGCTGAAGGTGAGCTTCATGGATAAGGCCGTCCAACGCAACGCTCGCCTGGCTGGAGAGTGGGGAAGACCTGAAACTACCCTCTCCTACTTTCCATTTGCACCGGGGGAGTCCTTCAAG ATAGAGATAGTTTGTGAGCACCAGCAGTTTCGCGTCCTGGTGGACGGACAGCCGCTGTGCGGATTCACCCACCGGCTCTCCCAGCTCGCCTCCCTCACTGCCTTACGCGTCTTTGGAGACCTCCAGCTCACCAAGGTGGCCTAA